In Janibacter cremeus, a genomic segment contains:
- the narH gene encoding nitrate reductase subunit beta: protein MRVMAQMSMVMNLDKCIGCHTCSVTCKQAWTNRAGMEYVWFNNVETRPGLGYPRGYEDQEEWKGGWVRSPNGRLKLRAGGRINKLLNIFSNPKMPSISDYYEPWTYDYETVLNAPAQKNFPVSRAYSLISGKPMNIEWSANWDDDLAGSSEHAAKDPMLKGIEDKVKFEFDQTFMFYLPRICEHCLNPSCAASCPSGAIYKREEDGIVLVDQHKCRGWRMCVTGCPYKKVYFNHKTGKAEKCTFCYPRIEVGIPTVCAETCVGRLRYIGLMLYDADAVLDAASVEDDHDLYEAQRSVFLDPYDPEVQREAEKAGIPGDWIEAAKKSPVRRLIMDYKVALPLHPEYRTMPMVWYIPPLSPVVDVIKDTGYDGEDHDNLFAAIDTLRIPVEYLANLFTAGDVEPVDRVLRKLGAMRAYMRDINLGRDPKAHIPESVGMEEEDMYDMYRLLALAKYDERYVIPTAHGEQAHSLEELATDCAVSGYDTQPDEGSGPFGEGSGSGSLTPVAVDNFHMLQNRQTSDELVGGGDKSGRVNLLNWDGKGTPEGLFPESDREKAGDSR, encoded by the coding sequence ATGCGCGTCATGGCCCAGATGTCGATGGTGATGAACCTCGACAAGTGCATCGGATGCCACACCTGCTCGGTCACCTGCAAGCAGGCATGGACCAACCGGGCAGGCATGGAGTACGTCTGGTTCAACAACGTCGAGACCCGGCCCGGCCTGGGATACCCGCGCGGGTACGAGGACCAGGAGGAGTGGAAGGGAGGCTGGGTCCGTTCCCCCAACGGTCGCCTCAAGCTGCGCGCCGGTGGTCGGATCAACAAGCTGCTCAACATCTTCTCCAACCCGAAGATGCCCAGCATCAGCGACTACTACGAACCGTGGACCTACGACTACGAGACGGTGCTCAACGCACCGGCCCAGAAGAACTTCCCGGTCTCCCGGGCGTACTCGTTGATCTCGGGCAAGCCGATGAACATCGAGTGGTCGGCCAACTGGGACGACGACCTCGCCGGCAGCTCGGAGCACGCCGCCAAGGACCCGATGCTCAAGGGCATCGAGGACAAGGTGAAGTTCGAGTTCGACCAGACCTTCATGTTCTACCTGCCGCGGATCTGCGAGCACTGCCTCAACCCGAGCTGCGCGGCCTCCTGCCCCTCTGGCGCGATCTACAAGCGCGAGGAGGACGGCATCGTCCTGGTCGACCAGCACAAGTGCCGCGGCTGGCGCATGTGCGTCACCGGCTGCCCGTACAAGAAGGTCTACTTCAACCACAAGACTGGCAAGGCGGAGAAGTGCACGTTCTGCTACCCCCGGATCGAGGTTGGCATCCCGACCGTCTGTGCCGAGACCTGCGTCGGGCGACTGCGCTACATCGGCCTGATGCTCTACGACGCCGACGCGGTGCTCGACGCGGCGTCCGTGGAGGACGACCACGACCTCTACGAGGCGCAGCGCTCGGTCTTCCTCGACCCGTACGACCCCGAGGTCCAGCGCGAAGCCGAGAAGGCCGGCATCCCGGGTGACTGGATCGAGGCGGCGAAGAAGTCCCCGGTGCGCCGGCTGATCATGGACTACAAGGTCGCCCTCCCGCTCCACCCGGAGTACCGCACGATGCCGATGGTCTGGTACATCCCGCCGCTGTCCCCGGTCGTCGATGTCATCAAGGACACCGGCTACGACGGGGAGGACCACGACAACCTCTTCGCCGCGATCGACACCCTGCGCATCCCGGTCGAGTACCTGGCCAACCTATTCACCGCCGGGGACGTCGAGCCCGTCGACCGGGTCCTGCGCAAGCTCGGTGCGATGCGCGCGTACATGCGCGACATCAACCTCGGCCGCGACCCGAAGGCGCACATCCCCGAGTCGGTCGGCATGGAGGAGGAGGACATGTACGACATGTACCGCCTGCTCGCGCTGGCCAAGTACGACGAGCGGTACGTCATCCCCACAGCCCACGGCGAGCAGGCCCACTCCCTCGAGGAGCTGGCCACCGACTGCGCCGTCTCCGGCTACGACACCCAGCCGGACGAGGGCTCCGGCCCCTTCGGCGAGGGTTCCGGCAGCGGGTCGCTGACCCCCGTCGCGGTGGACAACTTCCACATGCTGCAGAATCGTCAGACCTCTGACGAGCTCGTCGGGGGCGGCGACAAGTCCGGCCGGGTCAACCTGCTCAACTGGGACGGCAAGGGCACCCCGGAGGGCCTCTTCCCCGAGTCGGACCGCGAGAAGGCGGGTGACTCGCGATGA
- a CDS encoding nitrate reductase subunit alpha: MTTTPRPASELPRSAGLDGSLSSALVGTRRFFTKAGISQDQRSMFVEGGREGDVFYRDRWSHDKVVRSTHGVNCTGSCSWKVYVKDGIITWEAQQTDYPTTGADRPEYEPRGCPRGAAFSWYTYSPTRVRYPYVRGVLLDMYRKAKATYGDPVVAWGSIVQDEDLTRTYKAARGKGGLVRASWAEAVEMVAAAKVYTIKRWGPDRIAGFSPIPAMSQVSYASGARFHELIGAPMLSFYDWYADLPNASPQMFGDQTDVPESGDWWDAAYLIMWGSNVPLTRTPDAHWMIEARYRGQKVIAVSPDYAENVKFADEWVAAAPGTDGALAMALAHVVLKEYFVDQQVDFFTEYNQTFTDLPYLISLEQSEDGTAYRPGKFLVAGDLDHPEATSENAMWKPAVLDESTDEIAIPRGSIGHRFGEEGVGQWNLDLGDIRPRLSLYGSDEAVEVELPRFDNLEGAAIQERRGVPVRRIGGHLVTTVLDLMLAHYGVGRDGLPGTWPSDYTDASVPATPAWGAELSGVPAEQIVRLAREWAQSAIDTNGRGMIIMGAGVNHWYHADQAYRTMLVLSTITGCQGRNGGGWAHYVGQEKVRPLMGFQQMAFALDWVRPPRHMNQTAYWYVNTSQYRYDTFSAEEINGSTGAFDGRTTMDLLAQSARLGWAPSYPQFDRSSLTVADEAAAAGVPVGDYVASSLKEGSLQFAIEDPENPDNFPRVLSLWRSNLFGSSAKGNEYFLKHLLGTSNAVRAKQAPQDLRPQEIAWPEELPEGKLDMLMTIDFRMTSSTLLSDVVLPAATWYEKHDLNTTDMHPYVNSFNPAIAPPWQSKTDWEAWKEIAKRFSEMAVDHLGTRTDVVAKPLWHDTPEAMSAVHGRVLDWKHGECEPVPGKTMPTIAAVERDYTAVYAKLTAIGPLLEDVGMVTKGVKYDPTREITELRQLNGEVRGGPTAGRPKLDTDINVAEAILRLSGTTNGHLATEGFKDLEKRTGQLMHDLSAEHEGAHVTFADTQAGPAPVITSPEWSGSESGGRRYAPFTQNIERLKPFHTLTGRQQFYLDHDWMLAMGEGLPTYRPPLNMTRLFGERPIGDTHQAEGEAVSVAVRYLTPHNKWSIHSEYQDNLFMLSLSRGGQAVWMSDQDAAKIGIKDNDWIEAVNRNGVVAARAVVSHRMPEGTVFMHHAQDRLIDVPLTETDQKRGGIHNSLTRILVKPSHIIGGYAQLSYFFNYIGPTGNNRDEVTMIRKRTAPVEY; this comes from the coding sequence ATGACCACCACCCCACGACCCGCCTCGGAGCTCCCCCGCTCCGCAGGCCTGGACGGCTCGCTCTCGTCCGCCCTGGTCGGCACTCGACGCTTCTTCACCAAGGCGGGCATCTCCCAGGACCAGCGCTCGATGTTCGTCGAGGGTGGTCGCGAGGGTGATGTCTTCTACCGGGACCGGTGGAGCCACGACAAGGTCGTGCGCAGCACGCACGGCGTCAACTGCACCGGTTCGTGCTCGTGGAAGGTCTACGTCAAGGACGGGATCATCACCTGGGAGGCGCAGCAGACGGACTACCCGACCACCGGCGCCGACCGGCCGGAGTACGAGCCGCGCGGCTGCCCGCGCGGCGCGGCCTTCTCCTGGTACACCTACTCCCCGACCCGGGTGCGCTACCCGTACGTGCGCGGGGTGCTGCTCGACATGTACCGCAAGGCCAAGGCCACCTACGGCGACCCGGTCGTCGCGTGGGGATCGATTGTCCAGGACGAGGACCTGACCCGCACCTACAAGGCCGCCCGCGGCAAGGGCGGCCTCGTGCGCGCCTCGTGGGCAGAGGCCGTCGAGATGGTCGCCGCCGCGAAGGTCTACACGATCAAGCGCTGGGGACCGGACCGCATCGCCGGCTTCTCTCCCATCCCCGCGATGTCGCAGGTCAGCTACGCCTCCGGTGCCCGCTTCCACGAGCTCATCGGCGCCCCGATGCTCTCCTTCTACGACTGGTACGCAGACCTGCCCAATGCCTCGCCGCAGATGTTCGGCGACCAGACCGACGTGCCCGAGTCCGGTGACTGGTGGGACGCGGCGTACCTGATCATGTGGGGCTCCAACGTCCCGCTGACCCGCACACCCGACGCCCACTGGATGATCGAGGCCCGTTACCGCGGGCAGAAGGTCATTGCCGTCTCGCCCGACTACGCCGAGAACGTGAAGTTCGCCGACGAGTGGGTCGCGGCCGCTCCCGGCACCGACGGCGCCCTGGCGATGGCCCTGGCCCACGTCGTGCTCAAGGAGTACTTCGTCGACCAGCAGGTCGACTTCTTCACCGAGTACAACCAGACCTTCACGGACCTGCCATACCTGATCAGCCTGGAGCAGTCCGAGGACGGGACCGCCTACCGTCCGGGCAAGTTCCTCGTGGCCGGCGACCTGGACCACCCGGAGGCCACGAGCGAGAACGCCATGTGGAAGCCGGCGGTCCTGGACGAGAGCACCGACGAGATCGCGATCCCGCGTGGCTCGATCGGCCACCGCTTCGGCGAGGAGGGCGTCGGCCAGTGGAACCTCGATCTCGGTGACATCCGTCCCCGCCTGAGCCTCTACGGGTCCGACGAGGCCGTCGAGGTCGAGCTGCCGCGCTTCGACAACCTCGAAGGGGCCGCGATCCAGGAGCGCCGGGGGGTTCCGGTGCGGCGCATCGGCGGCCACCTGGTCACGACCGTCCTCGATCTCATGCTCGCCCACTACGGCGTCGGCCGTGACGGCCTGCCCGGGACCTGGCCGAGCGACTACACCGACGCGAGCGTGCCGGCCACGCCCGCATGGGGCGCCGAGCTCAGCGGTGTCCCCGCCGAGCAGATCGTGCGCCTGGCGCGGGAGTGGGCGCAGAGCGCCATCGACACCAACGGTCGCGGCATGATCATCATGGGCGCCGGTGTCAACCACTGGTACCACGCCGACCAGGCGTACCGGACGATGCTCGTCCTCTCCACGATCACCGGCTGCCAGGGCCGCAACGGCGGCGGCTGGGCGCACTACGTCGGCCAGGAGAAGGTTCGCCCGCTCATGGGCTTCCAGCAGATGGCCTTCGCGCTGGACTGGGTCCGCCCGCCGCGCCACATGAACCAGACCGCGTACTGGTACGTCAACACCAGCCAGTACCGCTACGACACCTTCTCCGCCGAGGAGATCAACGGCAGCACCGGGGCCTTCGACGGTCGCACGACCATGGACCTGCTCGCTCAATCGGCCCGGCTGGGCTGGGCCCCGTCCTACCCCCAGTTCGACCGCAGCAGCCTCACCGTGGCCGACGAGGCCGCCGCTGCCGGCGTCCCCGTCGGTGACTACGTCGCCTCCTCCCTGAAGGAGGGCAGCCTGCAGTTCGCGATCGAGGACCCGGAGAACCCGGACAACTTCCCACGCGTGCTCTCCCTGTGGCGCTCCAACCTCTTCGGCTCCTCCGCGAAGGGCAACGAGTACTTCCTCAAGCACCTGCTCGGGACGAGCAACGCGGTCAGGGCGAAGCAGGCCCCGCAGGACCTGCGCCCGCAGGAGATCGCCTGGCCGGAGGAGCTGCCCGAGGGCAAGCTCGACATGCTGATGACCATCGACTTCCGCATGACCAGCTCGACGCTGCTGTCGGACGTCGTCCTGCCTGCGGCCACGTGGTACGAGAAGCACGACCTGAACACCACGGACATGCATCCCTACGTCAACTCCTTCAACCCGGCGATCGCGCCACCGTGGCAGTCCAAGACCGACTGGGAGGCGTGGAAGGAGATCGCCAAGCGCTTCTCCGAGATGGCCGTCGACCACCTCGGCACCCGTACGGACGTCGTGGCGAAGCCGTTGTGGCACGACACCCCCGAGGCGATGTCGGCGGTCCACGGCCGAGTCCTGGACTGGAAGCACGGTGAGTGCGAGCCGGTCCCCGGCAAGACCATGCCGACCATCGCCGCCGTCGAGCGGGACTACACCGCCGTCTACGCCAAGCTGACCGCCATCGGACCGCTGCTCGAGGACGTCGGCATGGTGACCAAGGGCGTGAAGTACGACCCGACGCGTGAGATCACCGAGTTGCGCCAACTGAACGGCGAGGTCCGGGGTGGTCCCACCGCGGGTCGGCCGAAGCTGGACACCGACATCAACGTCGCCGAGGCGATCCTGCGCCTGTCGGGTACGACGAACGGGCACCTGGCGACCGAGGGATTCAAGGACCTGGAGAAGCGCACCGGCCAGTTGATGCACGATCTGTCCGCGGAGCACGAGGGTGCCCACGTGACCTTCGCCGACACCCAGGCGGGGCCGGCACCGGTGATCACCTCACCGGAGTGGTCCGGCAGCGAGTCGGGTGGTCGCAGGTACGCCCCCTTCACGCAGAACATCGAGCGGCTCAAGCCCTTCCACACCCTCACGGGGCGCCAGCAGTTCTACCTCGATCACGACTGGATGCTCGCGATGGGCGAGGGGTTGCCGACCTACCGTCCACCGCTGAACATGACCCGCCTCTTCGGTGAACGCCCCATCGGCGACACCCACCAGGCCGAGGGCGAGGCGGTGTCCGTCGCGGTGCGCTACCTGACGCCGCACAACAAGTGGTCGATCCACAGCGAGTACCAGGACAACCTCTTCATGCTCAGCCTCAGCCGTGGCGGCCAGGCGGTGTGGATGTCCGACCAGGACGCGGCCAAGATCGGGATCAAGGACAACGACTGGATCGAGGCGGTCAACCGCAACGGCGTCGTTGCCGCACGTGCCGTCGTCAGCCACCGGATGCCCGAGGGCACGGTCTTCATGCACCACGCACAGGACCGGCTCATCGACGTCCCCCTGACGGAGACCGATCAGAAGCGAGGCGGCATCCACAACAGCCTGACGCGCATCCTCGTCAAGCCGAGCCACATCATCGGCGGGTACGCGCAGCTGTCCTACTTCTTCAACTACATCGGTCCGACCGGCAACAACCGCGACGAGGTCACGATGATCCGCAAGCGAACGGCTCCGGTCGAGTACTGA
- a CDS encoding RecQ family ATP-dependent DNA helicase, whose protein sequence is MTSSPAATTLLDDATTVLRRLVGRDDVTFREGQFEAIEALVGGGSRVLVVQRTGWGKSAVYFVASRLQRAKGAGPALIVSPLLALMRDQIAAAERAGVRAVSMNSANAQQWDEVRGQLARDEVDVLLVSPERLNNPRFRAEQLPDLTRRCGLLVVDEAHCVSDWGHDFRPDYRRIKDLLGELPEGTPVLATTATANERVVLDVAEQLAAGATSEVLTIRGQLARDSLRLAVLPRSGMDHHLAWLSTHLGRLQGSGIVYTLTVSAAEDVAAALTAAGHTVAAYTGRSDAEERAGMEEALRHNQVKALVATSALGMGFDKPDLGFVVHLGAPSSPVAYYQQVGRAGRATERADVVLLPGHDDVAIWKHFASSSMPREDQAAAVLTALAEAGKPLSTAALETIVDIRRTRLELLLKVLDVDGAVQRVSGGWISTGQPWVYDAQRYERVAAAREAEQQHMLDYIATDGCRMAFLQRTLDDPSATDCGRCDRCAGPWIDADVAEDALGSARSTLDRAGIDLDPRAQWPTGMDRLGVPVKGKIPPEEGMSRGRALARVTDLGWGPRVRELLADDQPVPESTVRAVVRVLAEWGWGTRPAGIVTIPSRSRPSLVTSLAEQLAAIGRLPVLGSLDLVDGGPIGQPGGNSAYRLSGVWERLEVGPELAASLPGLSGPVLLVDDVAHSRWTLTVAARALRRAGAVEVLPFVLGIDG, encoded by the coding sequence ATGACCTCCTCCCCCGCGGCCACCACGCTTCTCGACGACGCAACCACGGTCCTGCGACGGCTCGTCGGTCGGGACGACGTGACCTTCCGCGAGGGGCAGTTCGAGGCGATCGAGGCGCTCGTCGGCGGCGGGTCACGGGTGCTCGTCGTGCAGCGCACCGGGTGGGGCAAGTCGGCGGTCTACTTCGTCGCCTCACGGCTGCAGCGGGCGAAGGGGGCCGGCCCGGCCCTCATCGTCTCTCCCCTCCTCGCGCTGATGCGGGACCAGATCGCGGCGGCCGAGCGGGCCGGCGTGCGTGCCGTGTCGATGAACTCCGCGAACGCCCAGCAGTGGGACGAGGTCCGCGGTCAGCTCGCCCGGGACGAGGTCGACGTCCTGCTGGTGAGCCCCGAGCGGCTGAACAACCCCCGCTTCCGCGCCGAGCAGCTGCCTGACCTGACCCGCCGATGCGGCCTCCTCGTCGTCGACGAGGCGCACTGCGTCAGCGACTGGGGCCACGACTTTCGCCCCGACTACCGCCGGATCAAGGACCTGCTCGGCGAGCTCCCCGAGGGCACGCCGGTACTCGCGACGACGGCGACCGCCAACGAGCGCGTCGTGCTCGACGTGGCCGAGCAACTGGCCGCCGGGGCCACCAGCGAGGTACTGACGATCCGCGGCCAGCTCGCCCGCGACAGCCTGCGGCTGGCCGTCCTGCCCCGCTCGGGGATGGACCACCACCTCGCGTGGCTCTCCACCCACCTCGGCCGGCTCCAGGGCAGCGGCATCGTCTACACCCTGACCGTCAGTGCCGCCGAGGACGTCGCCGCGGCACTCACCGCCGCCGGGCACACGGTCGCCGCCTACACCGGTCGCTCGGACGCGGAGGAGCGGGCCGGCATGGAGGAGGCGCTGCGCCACAACCAGGTCAAGGCGCTGGTGGCGACAAGTGCCCTGGGCATGGGTTTCGACAAGCCGGACCTCGGCTTCGTCGTGCATCTCGGGGCGCCCTCGTCGCCGGTCGCCTACTACCAGCAAGTCGGCCGTGCCGGCCGTGCCACCGAGCGGGCGGACGTCGTGCTGCTGCCCGGGCACGACGACGTCGCCATCTGGAAGCACTTCGCCTCCTCGTCGATGCCCCGGGAGGACCAGGCGGCTGCGGTGCTCACCGCCTTGGCGGAGGCCGGCAAGCCACTGTCCACGGCCGCCCTCGAGACCATCGTCGACATCCGCCGCACTCGCCTGGAACTGCTGCTGAAGGTCCTCGACGTCGATGGTGCCGTCCAGCGCGTCAGCGGTGGCTGGATCAGCACGGGGCAGCCGTGGGTCTACGACGCGCAGCGGTACGAGCGCGTCGCCGCCGCTCGCGAGGCCGAGCAGCAGCACATGCTCGACTACATCGCCACCGACGGTTGCCGGATGGCCTTCCTCCAGCGCACCCTCGACGACCCGAGCGCGACGGACTGCGGGCGGTGCGACCGCTGCGCGGGTCCGTGGATCGACGCCGATGTCGCCGAAGACGCCCTGGGTTCGGCCCGTTCCACGCTCGACCGGGCCGGCATCGATCTCGACCCCCGAGCCCAGTGGCCCACGGGGATGGACCGGCTCGGGGTGCCGGTCAAGGGAAAGATCCCACCGGAGGAGGGCATGTCCCGCGGGCGAGCGCTGGCGCGCGTCACCGACCTGGGGTGGGGCCCACGGGTGCGTGAACTGCTCGCGGACGACCAGCCCGTGCCGGAGTCAACCGTGCGTGCCGTCGTGCGAGTGCTCGCCGAGTGGGGGTGGGGCACCCGTCCCGCCGGCATCGTCACCATTCCCTCCCGAAGTCGTCCCTCACTCGTCACCTCACTCGCCGAGCAGCTCGCTGCGATCGGGCGACTGCCCGTCCTCGGCTCCCTCGACCTCGTCGACGGAGGACCCATCGGGCAGCCGGGCGGCAACTCGGCCTACCGACTCTCGGGCGTGTGGGAGCGACTGGAGGTCGGACCGGAGCTCGCGGCCTCGCTGCCCGGGCTGTCCGGCCCGGTCCTGCTCGTCGACGACGTCGCGCACTCCCGGTGGACGCTCACCGTCGCGGCCCGGGCCCTACGACGCGCCGGGGCAGTCGAGGTCCTTCCCTTCGTGCTGGGCATCGACGGCTGA
- a CDS encoding acyl-CoA thioesterase, whose amino-acid sequence MSDHPSSSSRFTAKIGLRWGDMDAYGHVNNVQYHRLLEEARIRAFSHWFHASGSERMLRSGVLLARQEIEFLSQLTYRPEPVSIEMWITRIGGASWEMAYDIGDPDSETVYARAESTLVAFDTAAQRPRKLGEDERSALRAYLGEPAAMRRRR is encoded by the coding sequence ATGAGCGATCACCCGTCGTCCTCCTCACGGTTCACCGCCAAGATCGGCCTGCGGTGGGGGGACATGGACGCCTACGGGCACGTCAACAACGTCCAGTACCACCGTCTCCTCGAGGAGGCGCGCATCAGGGCCTTCAGCCACTGGTTCCACGCCAGCGGCAGCGAGCGGATGCTGAGGTCCGGCGTGCTCCTCGCCCGGCAGGAGATCGAGTTCCTCAGCCAGCTGACCTACCGCCCCGAGCCGGTCAGCATCGAGATGTGGATCACCCGCATCGGCGGCGCCAGCTGGGAGATGGCCTATGACATCGGTGACCCTGACAGCGAGACGGTCTACGCCCGTGCCGAGAGCACGCTGGTTGCCTTTGATACAGCAGCACAACGACCGAGGAAGCTCGGCGAGGACGAGCGGTCGGCGTTGAGGGCCTACCTCGGCGAGCCGGCAGCGATGAGGCGACGTCGATGA
- a CDS encoding inositol monophosphatase family protein, with the protein MDTLTADIPVDVDDVTLAVELTRRAAGLAARMRSEGLAGEQKTSVSDIVTAADHAAEELVEAALLRLRPHDGIVGEEGAEAGSVSGRTWVIDPVDGTYNFLAGLSTWCSALALRDEDGRVLGAVHQDAVDESWVGGRALPTRLNGTALEPLVDLPLAEVAMATYLHPAVLPDADLREPWLAAISGAATVRMFGSGSCDLASVAGGRVGVWAQQSVPEWDWLPGAALVSAAGGRTEQVEVRGHVWSVAGRPTAVEQVLAALHR; encoded by the coding sequence GTGGACACCCTGACTGCGGACATCCCCGTCGACGTCGACGACGTCACCCTCGCCGTGGAGCTGACCAGACGTGCTGCGGGGCTCGCGGCGCGGATGCGCTCCGAGGGGCTCGCCGGTGAGCAGAAGACCTCCGTCTCCGATATCGTCACGGCGGCCGACCACGCGGCCGAGGAGCTCGTCGAGGCCGCGCTGCTGAGGTTGCGGCCCCATGACGGGATCGTCGGTGAGGAGGGTGCCGAGGCGGGGTCGGTGTCCGGGCGGACATGGGTCATCGATCCCGTCGACGGGACCTACAACTTCCTGGCGGGGCTGTCCACGTGGTGCAGCGCTCTGGCACTGCGCGACGAGGACGGTCGCGTGCTCGGAGCGGTCCACCAGGACGCGGTCGACGAGTCGTGGGTCGGTGGGCGTGCGCTGCCGACGCGGCTCAACGGCACCGCGCTGGAGCCGCTGGTTGACCTGCCGTTGGCCGAGGTGGCGATGGCGACCTACCTGCACCCCGCGGTCCTGCCCGATGCCGACCTGCGCGAGCCGTGGCTGGCGGCGATCTCCGGCGCTGCGACGGTGCGGATGTTCGGCTCCGGCTCGTGCGATCTGGCGTCGGTCGCGGGCGGTCGGGTCGGCGTGTGGGCCCAGCAGTCGGTCCCGGAGTGGGACTGGTTGCCCGGGGCCGCACTGGTGTCCGCCGCGGGCGGTCGGACCGAGCAGGTCGAGGTGCGTGGACACGTGTGGAGCGTGGCCGGGCGCCCCACCGCGGTCGAGCAGGTCCTCGCTGCGCTGCATCGCTGA
- a CDS encoding helix-turn-helix domain-containing protein, with amino-acid sequence MTVSEGSTRGSAGAGRPGAGLLRSAVRRDIVDTLANLPGPQRTEGLSARELGDLVGLHVTTVRFHLTQLVEGGLLTSRSVRTPGAGRPTKKYVVAAGSLDRLPLQAYRLLATLLTETFDARHADGRHLGPEEVGIAWAQEHVAHPDAPAPARTAGEWSSTVGRLVDTLRVWGYTPSVRTEDSGRTARIDLVDCPFIQLARAHPEVACGIHRGLIRGTLDVLGERDAEVSLEPFVGPTHCLAHVTTRADFAPSGGNS; translated from the coding sequence GTGACAGTCTCCGAGGGGTCCACGCGCGGGAGCGCCGGTGCCGGTCGTCCCGGCGCCGGTCTGCTGCGGTCGGCCGTGCGGCGGGACATCGTCGACACCCTGGCCAACCTGCCCGGTCCGCAGCGGACCGAGGGCCTGAGCGCCCGCGAGCTGGGTGACCTCGTCGGACTGCACGTCACGACCGTGCGATTCCACCTGACCCAGCTCGTCGAGGGCGGACTGCTCACCAGCCGCTCGGTACGCACGCCGGGCGCCGGCCGACCGACGAAGAAGTACGTCGTTGCTGCCGGTTCCCTCGACCGCCTGCCGCTTCAGGCCTACCGCCTGCTGGCGACCCTGCTGACCGAGACCTTCGATGCCCGTCACGCGGATGGCCGACACCTGGGCCCTGAAGAAGTCGGCATCGCCTGGGCACAGGAGCACGTGGCCCATCCCGACGCACCCGCACCCGCACGCACCGCCGGCGAGTGGTCGAGCACCGTCGGACGCCTCGTCGACACCCTGCGGGTGTGGGGATACACCCCCAGCGTCCGCACCGAGGACTCCGGACGCACCGCCCGGATCGACCTCGTGGACTGTCCCTTCATCCAGCTCGCCAGAGCCCACCCCGAGGTCGCCTGCGGTATTCACCGCGGGCTGATCCGCGGCACCCTCGACGTCCTCGGCGAGCGCGACGCCGAGGTCTCCCTCGAGCCCTTCGTCGGCCCGACCCACTGCTTGGCCCACGTCACCACCCGGGCGGACTTCGCCCCTTCAGGAGGCAACTCATGA
- a CDS encoding acyl-CoA thioesterase II: MTDDLTPAERQARSLADLLSVLELQRLGTATITVTGIDDTDNVSSREADVYIADSLVQPHHRVYGGQVLAQSLMAASLTVRDEHPQRLPHSLHAYFMRPGDDTQPIRFSVERMRDGRSFSARRVHAMQHGRPILSLSASYEDPANGLDHHDEMPDVPAPEDLPAVADKFAAIDHPRAQYLVGRPVDHRYVDGDITMQPGDARRARQDVWFRLLGEVGTDPYLQASVLAYMSDYTLLESVLRRHGRTWTDPSLRVASLDHSMWFHRIVDPAQWLLYSQESPSAQGGRGLGVGKVFTRDGLLTTTIAQEGMIRVKDD; encoded by the coding sequence GTGACCGACGACCTCACCCCCGCCGAGCGCCAGGCGCGCTCCCTGGCAGACCTGCTGTCCGTCCTCGAGCTGCAGCGACTCGGCACCGCGACGATCACCGTCACCGGCATCGACGACACCGACAACGTCAGCAGCCGCGAGGCCGACGTCTACATCGCGGACAGTCTCGTGCAACCCCACCATCGGGTCTACGGCGGCCAGGTCCTGGCCCAGTCCCTCATGGCGGCCAGCCTCACGGTGCGCGACGAGCACCCGCAACGACTCCCCCACTCGCTGCACGCCTACTTCATGCGACCGGGTGACGACACCCAGCCGATCCGCTTCTCGGTGGAGCGGATGCGTGATGGTCGCTCCTTCTCCGCGCGTCGGGTCCACGCGATGCAGCACGGCCGCCCGATCCTGTCCCTGAGCGCCTCCTACGAGGACCCGGCCAACGGCCTGGACCACCACGACGAGATGCCCGACGTCCCGGCACCCGAGGACCTGCCCGCGGTCGCGGACAAGTTCGCGGCCATCGACCACCCACGCGCCCAGTACCTCGTCGGCCGCCCCGTCGACCACCGCTACGTCGACGGCGACATCACGATGCAGCCCGGCGACGCCCGCCGGGCCCGGCAGGACGTGTGGTTCCGTCTCCTCGGCGAGGTCGGCACCGATCCGTACCTCCAGGCCTCGGTGCTGGCCTACATGTCCGACTACACCCTGCTGGAGTCGGTCCTGCGACGCCACGGACGAACGTGGACCGATCCGAGCCTGCGCGTGGCGAGCCTCGACCACTCGATGTGGTTCCACCGGATCGTCGACCCCGCGCAGTGGCTCCTGTACTCGCAGGAGTCCCCCTCCGCCCAGGGCGGTCGTGGGCTGGGCGTCGGGAAGGTCTTCACCCGAGATGGACTACTCACGACGACCATCGCCCAGGAAGGCATGATCCGGGTCAAGGACGACTGA